One part of the Aurantibacillus circumpalustris genome encodes these proteins:
- a CDS encoding CusA/CzcA family heavy metal efflux RND transporter, with the protein MLNKIIEFSVKNKLIVGLFVIALIVYGSYQTTKLPIDAVPDITNNQVQVITVAPSYGATDIERLVTFPIEQANSNISGLKEFRSFSRFGLSLVTIVFNDNVDVYWARQQVSERLQKIRSQIPTSIGVPELGPITTGLGEIYQYVLRPEKGYEDKYNETELRTIQDWVVRRQLLGVKGVAEVSSFGGKLKQFEIAVDPNKLHASKITINEVFSALEKNNQNTGGAYIEKNGTVLFIRSEGLIGNNDDISSIYIKSTESGAPVFIRDVAEVKTGYATRYGALTYNDEGEVAGAVVMMLKGANSNDVIKNVKERINQIKKTLPEGVVLEPFLDRSKMVNNAIGTVEKNLIEGALIVIFILVLFLGNFRAGLLVASVIPLAMLFAIILMNAFGVSGNLMSLGALDFGLIVDGAVIIVEAVMHQLSHSRKFTQLNRLTQNEMDTEVEFSASKMMNSAVFGQIIILIVYLPIFTLEGIEGKMFIPMAQTVAFALLGAFILSLTYIPMMSAWVLSKNVKHKANISDRLMMIVEKGYQNMLIKVLHRSKSLLISVVVLFVTALFILSRIGGEFIPALEEGDFAVETRVLTGSNLSTTIEKTQQAAKILKERFPEVEKVVAKIGSGEVPTDPMPMEAADLMIILKNKSEWTSAETFDELAEKMTLALEDVPGITTGFQYPVQMRFNELMTGAKQDVVCKIFGEDLDTLAFYAEKLSRIVNGVEGAKEIYVEPVTGIPQIIINYKREIIAQYNLNIEDVNKVVNLAFAGQSAGLVFEGEKRFDLVVRLNSGRRKNLEDVQDLLIPTPFGNQIPLSQLANVEIKSGPNQIQREDAKRRIVIGFNIGGRDVQSIVNELQKKVEAQIKFPTGYYVNYGGSFENLNAAKDRLMVAVPVSLVLIFILLFFAFNSVRQGLLIYTAIPLSAIGGILFLAVRGMPFSISAGIGFIALFGVAVLNGIVLISEFNRLKHNGMTSLHRIVILGTRLRLRPVLMTAFVASLGFLPMALSNGAGAEVQRPLATVVIGGLIIATFLTLFVLPVLYILFEKTSKMKNKQKPVVGFILAFLFVNIGLQAQSPITLQAAIDSALKNNLSVKNEGLKAEYQKKMIGSSNNISQTNVFIESGKINSAYTDNRFGVSQSFNFPTVYSNQKSVLKEEWKMAVLNVSLKETEIRKMTTQVFYSLLFLKEKEKLLQRADSNYNDFLSMAERRYNLGESNVLEKITAETQRSNILLQIRAMEEEIVIANLQFQILINAKQKYEPTLTDLKLALTSFPDSSAIKSHPSLKILEQQKIVAIAGIKLEKSRFLPDINFGYYSMTMKGTGADNISYTGSTRFSSAQVGIGIPLFFGAQKSKLSASKTNRIISENNYQQQQQQLVSELQSALTQYKNITETVVYFEKTGLKNADTIQEIANLQFKKGEINYLEWVVLTNQSIGLRNNYLDAVKALNETIIAINYLSSNTN; encoded by the coding sequence ATGCTTAATAAAATTATTGAGTTCTCAGTAAAGAATAAACTCATTGTAGGGCTTTTTGTAATTGCACTTATTGTTTATGGTAGTTATCAAACAACAAAATTGCCTATTGACGCTGTTCCTGATATTACAAATAATCAGGTTCAGGTTATAACCGTTGCTCCTTCCTATGGTGCAACTGATATAGAACGCCTTGTTACCTTTCCTATTGAACAAGCGAACAGTAATATAAGTGGCTTAAAAGAGTTTCGGAGTTTTTCGCGTTTTGGTTTGTCGCTTGTAACTATTGTATTTAATGACAACGTAGATGTGTATTGGGCCAGGCAACAAGTATCGGAAAGACTTCAAAAAATCCGATCTCAGATACCTACTTCAATTGGAGTGCCTGAGTTAGGGCCAATTACAACTGGTTTAGGAGAAATATACCAATATGTACTAAGGCCAGAAAAAGGTTATGAGGATAAATATAATGAAACAGAATTAAGAACAATTCAGGATTGGGTTGTACGACGACAATTACTCGGTGTAAAAGGAGTAGCTGAGGTAAGCAGTTTTGGTGGAAAATTAAAACAGTTTGAAATTGCAGTTGATCCAAATAAACTACATGCTTCTAAAATTACAATAAATGAGGTTTTTTCGGCTCTTGAAAAAAATAATCAAAATACAGGTGGAGCCTACATAGAAAAGAACGGTACTGTTTTATTTATCCGAAGCGAAGGCTTAATTGGAAATAATGATGACATAAGTTCCATTTACATTAAATCAACCGAGTCTGGTGCGCCCGTATTTATTAGAGATGTTGCGGAGGTGAAAACTGGTTATGCAACCCGTTACGGCGCATTGACATACAATGATGAAGGAGAAGTAGCTGGTGCAGTGGTAATGATGTTGAAAGGGGCAAATAGTAATGATGTTATTAAAAATGTAAAGGAACGTATAAACCAAATTAAAAAAACCTTGCCGGAAGGGGTTGTATTAGAGCCATTTTTAGATCGCAGTAAAATGGTTAACAATGCCATTGGAACGGTTGAAAAAAATCTTATTGAGGGAGCGCTCATAGTCATTTTTATTTTGGTTCTTTTTCTTGGAAATTTCAGAGCGGGTTTGCTTGTTGCTTCTGTTATACCGTTGGCAATGCTGTTTGCCATTATTTTAATGAACGCTTTTGGTGTAAGTGGAAACCTTATGAGTTTGGGAGCACTTGACTTTGGTTTAATTGTCGACGGCGCAGTGATAATAGTTGAAGCGGTGATGCATCAATTATCACACAGTAGAAAATTTACGCAATTAAATAGGCTTACACAAAATGAAATGGATACAGAGGTTGAATTCTCGGCCTCAAAAATGATGAACAGCGCTGTTTTCGGTCAAATAATTATTTTAATTGTTTATCTCCCCATATTTACGCTCGAAGGCATTGAAGGTAAAATGTTTATACCAATGGCTCAAACCGTTGCATTCGCATTGCTAGGAGCATTTATATTGTCACTTACATACATTCCAATGATGAGTGCTTGGGTGTTAAGTAAAAATGTAAAACATAAAGCAAATATTTCAGATCGGTTAATGATGATCGTTGAAAAAGGCTATCAAAACATGTTAATTAAAGTTTTACATCGTTCCAAGAGTTTACTTATAAGCGTCGTTGTTCTTTTCGTGACCGCCTTATTTATTCTTTCTCGTATTGGTGGTGAATTTATTCCTGCCTTGGAAGAAGGTGATTTTGCAGTTGAAACACGAGTTTTAACGGGAAGTAATTTAAGCACCACAATCGAAAAAACGCAACAAGCGGCCAAAATATTGAAAGAGAGATTTCCTGAGGTAGAAAAAGTAGTAGCAAAAATTGGAAGCGGTGAAGTTCCAACAGATCCCATGCCGATGGAAGCCGCCGACTTAATGATTATTTTAAAAAATAAAAGTGAATGGACTTCTGCCGAGACATTTGACGAGCTAGCTGAAAAGATGACTCTGGCGCTTGAAGATGTGCCAGGAATAACAACAGGCTTTCAGTACCCTGTGCAAATGCGTTTTAATGAATTGATGACAGGAGCCAAGCAAGATGTTGTTTGTAAAATATTTGGTGAAGATCTTGATACCTTGGCTTTTTACGCTGAAAAATTAAGTCGTATCGTAAATGGAGTTGAAGGAGCAAAAGAAATTTATGTTGAACCTGTTACCGGAATTCCTCAAATAATTATTAATTACAAAAGAGAAATTATAGCGCAATATAATTTAAATATCGAAGATGTAAATAAGGTAGTAAACTTAGCTTTTGCAGGGCAGAGCGCAGGATTAGTATTTGAAGGCGAAAAACGTTTTGATCTTGTGGTAAGATTAAATTCGGGCCGAAGGAAAAATCTGGAAGATGTTCAGGATCTTTTAATTCCAACTCCGTTTGGAAATCAAATTCCATTGAGTCAACTAGCAAACGTCGAAATAAAGAGTGGTCCAAATCAAATACAAAGAGAAGATGCAAAAAGGAGAATAGTTATTGGTTTTAATATTGGAGGCAGAGATGTACAGAGTATTGTGAATGAGTTACAGAAAAAAGTGGAGGCACAAATAAAATTTCCGACTGGTTATTATGTAAATTATGGCGGTTCATTTGAAAATCTAAATGCGGCTAAAGATCGGTTAATGGTTGCTGTACCGGTTTCATTAGTATTAATTTTCATTCTTTTGTTTTTCGCTTTCAATTCTGTGCGACAAGGTCTATTAATTTATACAGCCATTCCGCTTTCAGCTATTGGTGGAATTTTATTTTTAGCCGTCAGAGGCATGCCTTTTAGTATTAGTGCAGGGATTGGTTTTATCGCCTTATTTGGTGTGGCTGTACTTAATGGTATTGTTCTTATTTCAGAGTTTAACCGTTTAAAGCATAATGGAATGACAAGTTTGCACCGTATCGTAATACTTGGAACAAGATTGCGATTGCGTCCAGTTCTAATGACAGCATTTGTAGCGTCCTTAGGATTTTTACCAATGGCTCTAAGCAATGGGGCAGGAGCGGAGGTACAGCGACCACTAGCAACAGTTGTTATAGGAGGTTTAATTATCGCAACTTTCTTAACCCTTTTTGTATTACCTGTTTTATATATTCTTTTCGAAAAAACATCTAAAATGAAAAATAAACAAAAGCCTGTTGTTGGATTTATTCTTGCCTTTTTATTTGTAAATATTGGTTTACAAGCTCAATCGCCAATCACGCTGCAAGCCGCAATTGATAGCGCTTTAAAAAATAATTTAAGTGTAAAGAATGAGGGATTAAAAGCTGAATACCAGAAAAAAATGATAGGTTCAAGCAATAATATTTCGCAAACAAATGTTTTTATAGAAAGCGGAAAAATAAACAGTGCCTATACTGATAATCGTTTTGGTGTTTCGCAGTCTTTTAATTTCCCTACGGTGTATTCAAATCAAAAGTCAGTTTTAAAGGAAGAATGGAAAATGGCTGTTTTAAATGTATCGCTTAAAGAAACTGAAATACGCAAAATGACCACACAGGTTTTTTATTCTCTATTATTTTTAAAAGAAAAAGAAAAACTTTTGCAAAGGGCGGATAGTAACTACAATGATTTTTTAAGCATGGCTGAACGCCGCTATAATTTAGGAGAAAGTAACGTTCTGGAAAAAATAACCGCCGAAACACAACGTAGCAACATTCTTCTACAAATACGAGCAATGGAAGAAGAAATAGTTATAGCAAACTTGCAATTTCAAATTCTTATTAATGCTAAACAAAAGTATGAACCTACTTTAACTGACTTAAAACTGGCACTTACTTCTTTTCCTGACAGTAGCGCAATTAAATCACACCCATCGTTGAAAATACTTGAGCAACAAAAGATTGTTGCAATCGCAGGAATTAAACTAGAAAAATCAAGATTCTTACCGGATATTAATTTTGGTTATTATAGCATGACAATGAAGGGAACTGGTGCAGATAATATCTCTTATACCGGCTCTACTCGTTTTAGTTCAGCGCAAGTAGGTATTGGAATCCCCTTATTTTTTGGAGCCCAAAAGTCAAAATTGAGTGCGTCTAAAACCAATAGAATTATTTCTGAAAACAATTACCAACAACAACAACAACAACTGGTATCAGAGTTGCAATCTGCTCTCACGCAGTATAAAAACATCACTGAAACAGTTGTTTATTTTGAAAAAACGGGTCTAAAAAATGCTGACACAATTCAAGAGATTGCCAATTTGCAGTTTAAGAAGGGGGAGATTAATTATCTTGAATGGGTTGTCTTAACGAATCAGTCTATAGGTTTAAGAAACAATTATCTGGATGCTGTAAAAGCACTCAATGAAACAATTATTGCAATTAATTATTTATCATCCAACACAAATTAA
- the trxA gene encoding thioredoxin, producing the protein MEKFNALINSDKPVLVDFFAEWCGPCKTMAPILKEAKSSLGDDATIIKVDVDKNQQVAAAYQIRSVPTLLLFKKGKVVWKQSGVVPANELILLFKQYK; encoded by the coding sequence ATGGAAAAATTTAATGCATTAATTAATTCTGATAAACCCGTTTTGGTGGATTTTTTCGCCGAGTGGTGTGGTCCATGTAAAACAATGGCGCCCATTTTAAAAGAAGCGAAGTCTAGTTTAGGTGATGATGCCACTATAATTAAAGTAGATGTCGATAAAAATCAGCAAGTAGCAGCTGCCTATCAAATACGCAGTGTGCCGACATTATTACTTTTTAAAAAAGGGAAAGTTGTTTGGAAACAATCGGGAGTTGTTCCTGCAAACGAGTTAATTTTGTTATTTAAACAGTATAAATAA
- a CDS encoding rhodanese-like domain-containing protein translates to MINTLKKIFGIGPSADYKELVKNGAQIIDVRTKGEYASGHIKGSINIPLNELSSQAKKIKKDTVIITCCASGMRSASAKGIIKQMGHKEVHNGGGWSSLKNKI, encoded by the coding sequence ATGATAAATACACTAAAAAAAATCTTCGGAATTGGCCCATCGGCTGATTACAAAGAACTAGTAAAAAACGGCGCGCAAATAATTGACGTGCGAACAAAAGGCGAATACGCGTCGGGACATATAAAAGGTAGCATCAACATACCTTTAAACGAATTAAGTTCGCAGGCGAAAAAAATAAAAAAAGATACAGTGATCATAACTTGCTGTGCCAGTGGTATGCGCAGTGCTTCTGCAAAAGGAATTATTAAACAAATGGGTCATAAAGAAGTGCACAATGGTGGCGGATGGTCGAGTTTAAAGAATAAAATTTAA
- a CDS encoding DUF983 domain-containing protein, producing MLLLNILYSTIFNKCPRCHKGDVFTAKNPYALNKIFSMHEHCSHCELKYQKEPSFFYGAMYVSYALTSGWFIIWYVLYITTFPDIDTMTFALAITGSIVVFSPITLRYSRLIWMNFFFKYSKEYSITNTEKKQIQL from the coding sequence ATGTTGCTACTTAATATTTTATATTCAACTATATTCAACAAATGTCCTCGTTGTCATAAGGGAGATGTGTTTACTGCAAAGAATCCCTATGCCTTAAATAAAATTTTCAGTATGCACGAACATTGTTCTCATTGTGAACTTAAATACCAAAAGGAACCTAGTTTTTTTTACGGAGCAATGTATGTTTCATATGCTTTAACTTCGGGTTGGTTTATTATTTGGTATGTTTTGTATATTACAACTTTTCCTGACATCGACACTATGACCTTTGCTCTTGCAATTACTGGATCAATTGTGGTTTTTAGTCCAATTACATTAAGATACTCGCGTTTAATATGGATGAATTTCTTTTTTAAATATTCTAAAGAATACTCAATTACAAATACAGAAAAAAAACAAATACAATTATGA
- a CDS encoding YgaP family membrane protein, which yields MKKNMGTADIVIRLLVAAIIIGLYSFNVISGTIAVVLLVLGGIFVLTSLMNFCPLYLPFGISTRKKEKQ from the coding sequence ATGAAAAAAAATATGGGAACTGCCGACATAGTAATTAGATTATTAGTTGCGGCTATTATTATTGGTCTTTACAGCTTTAATGTTATTAGCGGCACAATTGCTGTTGTGCTTCTGGTTTTGGGTGGTATTTTTGTACTTACCTCGTTAATGAATTTTTGCCCTCTTTATCTTCCTTTTGGAATAAGTACACGCAAAAAGGAAAAACAATAA
- a CDS encoding c-type cytochrome: MKNKNVAFVIATFLICLSSCTRYVADPDACYNDKVKQILISNCTSSGCHNPVDKEKRLDFTTYEGVMKAVKANHSGLSELYGAITSSGGDRMPPSYSLTQDEKDIIKHWINNGAKNNECYVSVCDTTLYTYSEIATILKVNCVGCHGAANNSAGVILDSYQNVVNEAKKGGAFLGSIKHASGYYAMPKFSSQLRDCEIGKIEKWISNGMPNN; the protein is encoded by the coding sequence ATGAAAAATAAAAACGTTGCTTTTGTGATTGCCACCTTTCTTATCTGTTTGAGCAGCTGCACACGCTATGTAGCAGACCCTGACGCTTGTTATAATGATAAGGTAAAACAAATATTAATTTCTAACTGTACTTCTTCTGGATGCCATAATCCTGTGGATAAAGAAAAAAGATTAGATTTCACAACCTATGAAGGAGTAATGAAGGCTGTTAAAGCGAACCATTCAGGACTTAGTGAATTATACGGCGCTATTACTTCAAGTGGCGGCGACCGCATGCCACCGAGTTATTCATTAACGCAAGATGAAAAAGACATTATAAAACATTGGATAAACAATGGCGCAAAAAATAATGAATGTTACGTGAGCGTTTGTGACACAACTCTATATACTTATTCCGAAATAGCGACGATATTAAAAGTAAATTGTGTTGGCTGTCATGGCGCGGCTAATAATTCTGCTGGTGTTATTTTAGACAGCTATCAAAATGTAGTAAACGAAGCTAAAAAAGGTGGGGCCTTTTTAGGTTCAATCAAACATGCATCTGGCTACTACGCCATGCCCAAATTTTCTTCGCAGTTGCGAGACTGTGAAATAGGAAAAATTGAAAAGTGGATTTCTAATGGAATGCCTAATAATTAG
- the rimM gene encoding ribosome maturation factor RimM (Essential for efficient processing of 16S rRNA) translates to MDLTQIGYFSKTHGVKGHLIIRVDKPFFTDDLKAVFIESPTGKAPYFVSEVKDATNGLILCFEEITSVEKAKTFIGKAVFIDSGLVDEEEQEFDWIGYEVIDKNFGVLGFINSISDNGHQTLLSIEHKGKEVLLPLVEDFIEKLDEENKKLLFNAPEGLIDLYLQDTGEEEDL, encoded by the coding sequence ATGGATTTAACTCAGATAGGATATTTTAGTAAAACACATGGCGTTAAAGGGCACTTAATTATAAGGGTGGATAAACCATTTTTTACAGATGACCTAAAAGCCGTATTTATTGAATCGCCAACCGGTAAAGCACCTTATTTTGTTAGTGAGGTAAAAGACGCTACAAATGGCTTAATACTTTGTTTTGAAGAAATTACATCTGTTGAAAAAGCTAAAACCTTTATTGGTAAAGCTGTTTTTATTGATTCCGGATTGGTTGATGAAGAAGAACAGGAATTTGATTGGATTGGTTACGAAGTGATCGATAAAAACTTTGGCGTGTTAGGATTCATAAACAGTATTAGCGATAATGGCCATCAAACTTTGTTAAGCATAGAACATAAAGGCAAAGAAGTTCTGCTACCACTTGTTGAAGATTTTATTGAGAAGCTTGACGAAGAGAATAAGAAATTACTCTTTAACGCGCCGGAAGGCTTGATAGATTTGTATTTGCAAGATACTGGTGAAGAGGAAGATCTGTAA